The segment TGCATGTGATTTACTCTGTTACAGGGAAGCCAATAATGTCTTCTCCAGAAATTGCTTCTTTATCCTGGGGCCACATGAAGGTCAAAGGTTGCTCCTCATCCTATAAAGACTGTAAAGTGTGGCCAGGCGGAAGCCGAGCCTGGGACTGGCGTGAAACTGGCACAGATGTAAGACGAACACCAGATCACACTGCAAAATCCTCCTCagctgtaatttaaaaatttcatAAAAACTACAATGCATGCAATTGCAGCTTTTATAATACGGTAACCAAACACACTTAAATTGCATTCAAAGTATACATCAGTTCATGctttccctgggaatcaaacccacgtattactataatattttactatagtATAGTAAGAGTGAAgcatttaaaattatgaaatggcACAATGGAACTGCAGTGTTTTACATATCTTCTATTTGAGCAAgcttgctttaaatgttaatgattagAGATCTGTCTAAAGTGCATCTGTGCTCCTGCCAGCATTATCCAGGCGTCCAGCCAGCCGACCTGGAAGAGATCCTTAGGAAAGGAGTGCAGACGCTGGTCATAGGAAGAGGAATGAGTGAAGCTCTCCAGGTAGCAATGTGAATTTTAAATCAATACTGTGCATTATCTAAATACTGCAatccttaaaggaacagttcattaagaaattaaaatttgtttcttcatcagatttgagaaatgtagcatcacttgctcaccaatggatcctctacagtgaatgggtgccgtcagaatgagagtccaaacagctgatgaaaacatcacaataatccacaagtaatccataacaacaaaagctgcttgtttgtcAGCTGTTtcgactctcattctgacggcacccattcactgcagaggatccgttgatgcaatgctacatttaactataataaccatgaaggacacaaacatacacaatgcAGTTCAGATTACATCCTATTTTAAGGTATGATTGTACTGGGTTCGTATCAAACGGCAATACTATGATATAAAGGTGCTTACTATGTAAGTACTATGGTATTTACATAGTACTCCAAGGtacttttgattaaaaacatcacaataatccacaagtactCCACAACACTCCAGttatcaattaacatcttgtgaaaccaaaagctgcttgtttatcagctatttggactctaattctgacggcacccattcaccgcaaAGGATccataatgctacatttctccaaatctgatgaagaaacaaactcattacatcttggatgatctgaggatgagtacattttcagcaaatatgACTTTAAATAAGCTAATCTGCTTTTTGTTTGCTTATGTTTCAGGTGCCTCCATCCACCCTAGATTACGTGAAGAAGCAAGGTGTTGACGTTAGGGTGTTTCAGACCGAGCAGGCTGTTAAAGAATATAATGCTCTGGCAGGAAAAGGAGCTAAAGTCGGCGGGGTCTTCCACTCCACCTGCTGATCACATTAACACAACtatctaattaatttaattggtTGTTTAAAGTGCCTTACACTTTAAATGAGCATTGTTTTCTTAACAGATGCGTCttaatttgcactttttttttcccctgtgttgaaaatgttattttctttataatCATTAAATGACTATTCTTTGGATGTATGCTGTGAAAATACCCCATTACCACAAACACCAGTGatacaaatgaacaaaaaaacatttatttcagataaaacatAATTGTGAAGACACTCGATTTTGTGTGGGCTGTTAATTTCACATATATATTGCCTGGACTCCCCGGGTCAGCGGCGAGCTGGTTTGGGCATGATGAAGACTTTGACGGGTTTGCTGAGGTGGATTGTGCCCTCGATGCAGCTCTCGCTGGTGGGCAGGCCATCCATACTCTCGTTCCACGCAGGTTTAGAAGCAGATTGTTTACTGCTGCTGGAGCTGTAGGCCAGAAGCAACCTCACCTCAATCTGACAGGCCTCTGAAAGTGAAAACACCAGAGTTATTTTAGCATCGAGATactattattgtaataaaatctaaattagtTTTGgtcatttacatatacataaacacataaaggTCAAAACAATGGTACATTAATATCCTAAGGTGATGCATGTTAAGCCAAGTTACCCAGAAAATAGATTTGGATCAGCaacaacagtgtttttttattggttttagtcggtgttgccaagtctgcggttttcctgcgtaattgggctactttaacactgttgccgtgggttgtttttcatgtctgcgggttgaagcgaccccaataatgtaatatttagtggcctgaaatgctatttttaccaGGAGACCCTCCTCAAAATGCGATTAgacaggttttgttgtgaaaacctggcaaccctggttttAGGTAACTAAAATAACCATGAAGGACACAAAAATGCACAATGCAGTTCAGATTACATCCTATTTTAAGGTATGATTTTAAGGTATGATCATTTGAAACTGTATTGCTATGATATAAAGGCACATATTAAAGTACTATGGTATTTACACAGTACTCCAAGGTACTTTTGTTAGTGAAGTATACACTATATTTAGTGGCAATGTTTTACTGCAATTTGTTGCAAACACCATAAAACGTcatttgcatttgtattttaCTTCAGTAGTCTTAAGACTTTTTGTgtaaaaacagaatatttagtgaaaatgaaagattataaataatattttttcctttgaaataaaatgaactcTTTTCAAAGACTGTGATAAAGCATTTCCAAAGcgaatgtacatttataacaccaCACTTTATGTTTTCTTACCTTGTCAATAAATTACCAAGTGTTTTTTACACAACATCTGAGGGAGGGACATTTTGGAAAGTCCTAAAAATGCTattgtggatttttttcttacgcTACTGGGAAATGAAAATGACTAACCACTATAGaagtttacccaactatgacagCAATTTTGATTTTCTCCAAAGCATAAATGCATTCAGCCTCACTATTCTGCTGGTccaacagacacacacagatataaaataactcatgcCTTGTTGGACTAGATGCTATTTCTATTTATATCCGTGGAACTGTGAAGGGTTCATGCTGTTTGCTGCCAGCAGAGAAGGATTTGTCTTGGTGTttgcaacattattttatacaagGACAAAGTACAAAGAATAGCTACTGCATAATAATCCTCAACCAAAATACATAGCTGATGTCATGATGTGAATGACACAATTCTGAAAGGACACGTACCTGTCCAGGCGGAATGAGAGAGATAAACCTGCGTGATCAGTCGCACACGTCCAGGTCCCGGTGTCCTGAAATCTCCAGGTTTGGGGTGGATTATGTGCGACTGTCCATCTGGATACAGCACCTTTGGGAGGATGAAGAAAAAATGATTAATGTGCATCAATTGTACATAAATATTAGGTTTTAAGGCAATATAAAACGGCTCATTTTATGCACAAAAGAGGATTTTCAATAAAAGATTACTGACATTTATGCAtctagcagatgcttttatctaatTGCATTCAGTTAAaattttttatcagttcatgcattcaatgggaatcaaacccatgaccttagCATTGCATCTGAATGCATAAATCAGGAATTGATTTGATAGTGAAAAATGTTAAAGACCTGCACTTTGACTGTCGTCTGTGGATCTTGTACGTGTTCAAGAGTAGCGTCGATGTCTAACGCCACTACCAGACCAGAGGTGAATCTCAAAGGGTTGTCTGATTCTCCCGTCGGCTCAATAATTGTCGCTGACGCCCTGTGGATCTGAcaaaccaaaataaacaaataaaagacaTCTGGAAACAAACAAGCTAAAACTTCCCAAGGCTGTTTGTGTGTTAAGAATCCACAAACCTGCTCGGGTAGCTTGAGATGGATGAATCTGCTTTGCCGCAGCGTGGTCTGAAGTATTTTAACCAGATCTAGAGGTTTGCAGGCTGTCAACCTGGGCATCAGCTCTAGGAGTTTCTCCACAAAACTGTCCTGGAAATGGGGCAACTCTGTCATGAACAGCCTGAGAAtggaaagaaaagtacattcaGTGATTCTTCACACATAACAGCTTTTAGGTGCATGTATTACACATCATCTTTGAGTGTTTCTACCTCTGAAATGACTCCACATCCTGCAGGAACTTCTCACAAATACCAAGAACACGATCAACCCTGTTATTTGGAAGAAGGAGGATGATCAGTTTCAAAAACTTGagattttattgcattataacgtttttttagtttttacccTCGTTTGGACCGAGCTGTCAGAATGAGCTGTAATGCTTTCGCTTGTAGTCGGACGTTGTGAATAGTGGCGATCTGCTGCGTCTGCAGACCGCTGTACAAGAACTCCAGCTTATACGTCTCATCCAGAATCTGTCACACAGTACAAATGATTGTTGGCAAAGTGGGACGGGTTGGGTTTAAATTCATTTTGGTAGGACGTACCTGTCGAACGGCTGTTGAAACTTTGGCATTCTGTTTAAGACAAAGCGGCACAGCCATGGTCCATAACTTCTCCTGAAGTGCCTGggattgaatgaaaaaaaatatgcataagCCTGATTTTATCTATACAATTATAAAGatttataaaagcatttaaaagtttagggtggatttttaagatgttttaagtCTTATATTTTCAtctaggctgcatttatttgacacagaaaaaggtaatattttgaggtgatattataatttaaaataactgttttcaatttgaatgtattgtaaaatgtaatttattcccgcAATGCAAAGCAGAaattttagcatcgttacttcagtcttcagtgtcacgtgatacttcaaaaaatcattctaatatgctgatttcctgctcaagaaacatttttaattattaggaAAGTTACATTGTTTCAGGATTCTAaatatagaatgttcaaaagaacagcatttacttaaattagaagtcttttgtaacattctaaatctCTTTACTGTAACTTCTAATCAATTtcatgcatccttgttgaataaaagcgttcatttatttaaaaagttctaCTACCTcacaacttttgaatggtagtgtaattaAATTCAGTAGAAATTATAAAAGCAggtttttaaattttctttagagAACAGCAGTCGCTCTAATGAAGTACTAGTAgtgtattatatttgtattcacCTTGGTAAGCAGCAGTTGGCAGTGCAGGTATGTGGCACAGAAATCTGCAGATCCGGCCAACTCCGTCTGCAGCTCCCCCAACCGTTGCAGATCTCTGTATGTGACACAAATCATCTTAACAAACAGCTTATTAAGAGaccttaaaataatatagttgtAGTATATTAAAGGTTTGAACCTGATAGTAAACTCCAGCAGTTCCTGAGCACCAAGTGTTTCCAGGTTCTGAAGGGCGCTGACCCGAATGAGGCTGTCCTGAAGGAAGTTCTGTGCCGACTCCAGACTGCCTGAACTCATGCCAGACGCCTCCAAACCTGAACTAGCAGTCTGCTTTCTGCCCGGCAACTGAGACAAACAGCAAAAACGTGGAAGATAATTAAACTGAagataattaaatttaaagaaatgaTTGCATACACCATCACTCAgacatttggggtcagtatgattttttatttttttatttttttttgaaagaagtctcttcagctcaccaaggctgcaataatttaatcaaaaatacaataaaaatagtaatattattacaatttaaaacaactgttttccatttgaatatattgtaaaatgtaatttattcatgcgatgcaaagttgaattttcagcatcattactccagtgtcacatgatccttcagaaatcattctaatatgctgatttgctgctaaagaaacattattattaatgttaaaaaaatagctgtgctgctgtctttactgtcacttttgatcaatttaatgcatctctGCTGAATAAAGTAATAATTCTTCCAAAATTATACTTAACTtgtgaacggtagtgtatattatctttaaataaaaatgaaaggctACATAAGAGGTATGAAGGCAGGTTTCTCACTCTGAGGTGCGGTACCAGGTGGGACAAGCTGTCACGCAGGTAGGCGTAGTGCCGAAACGTGTGATCTGAGAACAGCGCTGGCATGGTGGGACAAGATTTGGCTGCGTTGAAGACCAGAACTAAAACAGCTATGTCTGAACAAAGGTCAGGAAAACACACATTTGAACAGACACATTAATATCTACAGCTATGAACATACAGGAAGCAGAAATTATCTGACAAGTTCAAATATTATCAGTCTaaacagcaaacaaacacatgaaatcagatgtttaaaaatgcatttcagcATGAATACTGAGATCAGATTTGTTCCTGCCATTTAGGATTCAAAGCAAATTgcttattttgatttattcatcacttttaagttaatgttgacagaagtaaaaaatgtaaatgcatatgTTAAGTCAAATGCACTGATGTGTTTATCATGTCAGATGTGTAGGATACATGCAGGGTCGTCCATATCTGGTTCTGGAGTATCGAAATACGGATGTGTGCTCAGCAGCTCAGGGACGATCGGCAGCACCAGGGTTGGGTGTCTAGCACCGAGGAACTTCAGACATCTGGAATGCaggagaaaaaagaaataagactAAGAATGGGACTGGATGGCAGAGAGGAACGAACAGGAACAGCCACTGGAACTCACTTCCAGACTGAGTTGCGGTCGGTCGGGTACTTGGTGAGGTTCTTCAGGAGCTCTAGGAGGGCCAACTGGATGCACTCCTTAGTGGACACATTAGTGTAGCACAGCAGCTCATGCAGGGCCTCGCGAATGTCCCGCGATGAGTCCTGCAATGGACCAGCAATTAATTGGGCTGAAAATAGGGCAGCACGATGTGGGGAAATGTCTAATTGCAATTTCtaaaacataaatgtttgtATGGCTGTttgtttgtagggctgcacaatttggccaaatcatttgtgattatatttaaatatgaaataatattaataataataataataattattattattattgttattattttactaatatGACTGTTATTGGTGCAATTATGATTATAGATACTATTACtatataaaacttttaacaaaaaaaaaatattactattgttatatttcactgtttaaataattctaacaaataaattaatatattattaattaaattattattattattattattattattatcaaattgcatttttatttgataaaaattgcAAGGTTTGCTGCGCTTGTTTGTATGGCTGCACAATTgtgattatatttaaataagacaataataataataaaaataataattttattattaccaatattattattgttgttgttaggattgttattacaataaaaaataaacaaaattagaaattactatttttattactattactactattgtgatatttcactataaaataaaaatgttattatattattttattgtacaatacaactgtaaaatgacaaaactaatatttatatgtttataatacttaattatattttatttataaaacttaatttgaacattttcaaatgcagaaaattgCAGAAAGCAGAACGTTTCAGTGCTACGCGTCACCCTTGAAACACACAGcgtatatacagtcaaaccaaacaTTATTCAGATACCAGAtataatttgtgattttttttttttttttactagtgagTGCAGGACActattgttcatttatgtaagtgaggatagcaaaataaagtaacataTTATACCAAAAACTTCTTCACACAGTgcactaccagtaaaactgatacaaatttgggaccaaaaattattcagacgcTTTGACCTGACCACGTTTTgctttaagtgttttttcttctattgctaatgcaacctttttacaccacagactggtAATTGCTTAAAGTATTGATAGCTGTGTAAATATTGCCAATTTCTGGTtaattgtaatccattacatacctttctatcaaagttatctgacattatcaagatgaatttgttctgacaaaGCCTAACTCTGAGTTTTTgccatattttattaccattttctaaactatagcgacTAAAccgtgataatgtgagaaatgttgaaggtgtctgaataaattttgagttgactatttgtttatttaataaaattatcaaattGCACCTTTTGTGATTTGAAAATCgattatttcaataatattgATATTTCGATTAACCGTACAGCCGTATCTCATATATCAGTCTATCGCTAATGACCTAAAATGATATTTAGAGCAGTCATGTTTACATGATGCTCTGTGTTTTTGACTTTGTCACACATACGAATGGCCTACCTCCAAAACTGCGAGGACAGTGTCCAGCTGGTCTTCTCTGAGCGTGATGTGAGTCGAAATCTGCCGCAACACGTGGATGGACTGCAGCCGCACCTCCTCGATTTCATCATTAAACATGTCCACCAGAAAGTCAAGACACTTCTCAGCAAAGCTGGGTGACGACTGGGCGAGGGAACACAGCGCCTCTACCGCAGCGATACGCACCTCTGTGAAAAACGATACCAAATGAACAACCCAGCTCCAAAACAAAGTTCTAAAATGTCTTCAAAGATAAATAACAGCAGTGGTTTGCAACACATACCGTACATCTCATCTTCCAGACCGTGAACAAAAGCCCCACAGGCTCCAGAGTCGATGAGATTTACGCCCGAAGTGTCGACTTTCTCTTTAGGGGCGTCGTCGGCCCATCGCCGTCCAGATGAGAATTCTCCAGATGTGTACAGTTCTTTTGCTCGCTCATGAGCCGTACGTTTCCTCTGagataaaaagatttaaaaaatatatatatacattcttGAATGCGTTTCTTGCATGCATTTTGTGGTTTGTTGTATGTACATACCCTCAAATCTGACATCAGCTTCTTGTCTAAAGTCTGCTCCAGAAAATGAGGGCTGACTTGGTGCATTGAGCCCTGAGAGAGTGAAACAGTAGGATGGAGAAGTGAGTGCTCAATTACTAAGAAATTAATTATGTGGTTAATTACAAACACACCCAACACTCACCAGCAGTTTAGCAGCC is part of the Labeo rohita strain BAU-BD-2019 chromosome 18, IGBB_LRoh.1.0, whole genome shotgun sequence genome and harbors:
- the ints4 gene encoding integrator complex subunit 4 isoform X1, with translation MAAHLKKRVYEEFSKVSQQVTLEEVPAKKLRLTKPSKSAALHIDLCKATSPTDALQYLLNFARKPVEAESVEGVVRILLEHYYKESDNSVRLKIASLLGLLSKTQGFAPDCIVDDAINTLSNEKSHQVLAQLLDTLLIIGTQLPDKIAVIQRLIDVACKHLSSTYFGVRNKCLQLLGCLGTVDKPLSKETDVVPGAQTSPVRDVQSVISDYFQDQDPRVRTAAIKAMLQLHERGMKILQTIYNQACKLLSDDYEQVRSAAVQMVWVLSQLYPESIVPIPSSNEEIRLIDDSFGKICHMVSDGSWVVRVQAAKLLGSMHQVSPHFLEQTLDKKLMSDLRRKRTAHERAKELYTSGEFSSGRRWADDAPKEKVDTSGVNLIDSGACGAFVHGLEDEMYEVRIAAVEALCSLAQSSPSFAEKCLDFLVDMFNDEIEEVRLQSIHVLRQISTHITLREDQLDTVLAVLEDSSRDIREALHELLCYTNVSTKECIQLALLELLKNLTKYPTDRNSVWKCLKFLGARHPTLVLPIVPELLSTHPYFDTPEPDMDDPAYIAVLVLVFNAAKSCPTMPALFSDHTFRHYAYLRDSLSHLVPHLRLPGRKQTASSGLEASGMSSGSLESAQNFLQDSLIRVSALQNLETLGAQELLEFTIRDLQRLGELQTELAGSADFCATYLHCQLLLTKALQEKLWTMAVPLCLKQNAKVSTAVRQILDETYKLEFLYSGLQTQQIATIHNVRLQAKALQLILTARSKRGVDRVLGICEKFLQDVESFQRLFMTELPHFQDSFVEKLLELMPRLTACKPLDLVKILQTTLRQSRFIHLKLPEQIHRASATIIEPTGESDNPLRFTSGLVVALDIDATLEHVQDPQTTVKVQVLYPDGQSHIIHPKPGDFRTPGPGRVRLITQVYLSHSAWTEACQIEVRLLLAYSSSSSKQSASKPAWNESMDGLPTSESCIEGTIHLSKPVKVFIMPKPARR
- the aamdc gene encoding mth938 domain-containing protein, which translates into the protein MSSPEIASLSWGHMKVKGCSSSYKDCKVWPGGSRAWDWRETGTDHYPGVQPADLEEILRKGVQTLVIGRGMSEALQVPPSTLDYVKKQGVDVRVFQTEQAVKEYNALAGKGAKVGGVFHSTC
- the ints4 gene encoding integrator complex subunit 4 isoform X2, whose translation is MAAHLKKRVYEEFSKVSQVTLEEVPAKKLRLTKPSKSAALHIDLCKATSPTDALQYLLNFARKPVEAESVEGVVRILLEHYYKESDNSVRLKIASLLGLLSKTQGFAPDCIVDDAINTLSNEKSHQVLAQLLDTLLIIGTQLPDKIAVIQRLIDVACKHLSSTYFGVRNKCLQLLGCLGTVDKPLSKETDVVPGAQTSPVRDVQSVISDYFQDQDPRVRTAAIKAMLQLHERGMKILQTIYNQACKLLSDDYEQVRSAAVQMVWVLSQLYPESIVPIPSSNEEIRLIDDSFGKICHMVSDGSWVVRVQAAKLLGSMHQVSPHFLEQTLDKKLMSDLRRKRTAHERAKELYTSGEFSSGRRWADDAPKEKVDTSGVNLIDSGACGAFVHGLEDEMYEVRIAAVEALCSLAQSSPSFAEKCLDFLVDMFNDEIEEVRLQSIHVLRQISTHITLREDQLDTVLAVLEDSSRDIREALHELLCYTNVSTKECIQLALLELLKNLTKYPTDRNSVWKCLKFLGARHPTLVLPIVPELLSTHPYFDTPEPDMDDPAYIAVLVLVFNAAKSCPTMPALFSDHTFRHYAYLRDSLSHLVPHLRLPGRKQTASSGLEASGMSSGSLESAQNFLQDSLIRVSALQNLETLGAQELLEFTIRDLQRLGELQTELAGSADFCATYLHCQLLLTKALQEKLWTMAVPLCLKQNAKVSTAVRQILDETYKLEFLYSGLQTQQIATIHNVRLQAKALQLILTARSKRGVDRVLGICEKFLQDVESFQRLFMTELPHFQDSFVEKLLELMPRLTACKPLDLVKILQTTLRQSRFIHLKLPEQIHRASATIIEPTGESDNPLRFTSGLVVALDIDATLEHVQDPQTTVKVQVLYPDGQSHIIHPKPGDFRTPGPGRVRLITQVYLSHSAWTEACQIEVRLLLAYSSSSSKQSASKPAWNESMDGLPTSESCIEGTIHLSKPVKVFIMPKPARR